Proteins found in one Helicobacter sp. NHP19-003 genomic segment:
- a CDS encoding CvpA family protein — protein sequence MGSYVDIALLVFVVVIGIRGFYNGFVDEVAGLLGIVTGVFLASRWASAVGARFANHVYAFKDPSMNDLVGFVVVLAGVWIAFLVVGIVVSKAITLSNLGVLDKILGFVFACTKIFLILSFLVYAISRLAFMKTIDNYLHTHSQVYPYMHGVASHILQIKEVQEFGEMIQQKAQNAKKEGAQTLEKTQKNLEPTH from the coding sequence ATGGGCTCTTATGTTGACATCGCTTTATTAGTGTTTGTGGTCGTGATCGGGATTCGGGGGTTTTACAACGGCTTTGTTGATGAAGTGGCCGGGTTGTTGGGCATTGTTACGGGGGTGTTTTTGGCTTCTAGATGGGCTAGTGCTGTGGGGGCGAGATTTGCCAACCATGTTTATGCCTTTAAAGACCCTTCTATGAACGATTTGGTCGGCTTTGTGGTGGTGTTGGCGGGGGTGTGGATCGCCTTTTTGGTGGTGGGGATTGTGGTGAGTAAGGCGATCACCCTTAGCAATTTGGGCGTGTTGGATAAAATCTTGGGTTTTGTCTTTGCGTGCACTAAGATATTTTTGATTTTATCTTTCTTGGTCTATGCCATCTCCCGCCTAGCCTTCATGAAAACCATAGACAACTACCTACACACCCACAGCCAAGTCTATCCCTACATGCACGGCGTGGCTTCGCACATTTTGCAAATTAAGGAAGTCCAAGAGTTTGGCGAGATGATCCAACAAAAAGCCCAAAACGCCAAAAAAGAGGGCGCGCAGACTTTAGAAAAAACGCAAAAAAATCTTGAACCAACCCACTAA
- the lysS gene encoding lysine--tRNA ligase, producing MFDTPYIQQRLQKADGLRQAHKNPYDNQVQRTLDNAHFLEKFSDLHTKDEPKDPTSTNALVGRVRFIRLMGKACFLKIEDQSAQVQVYLSQNDLGKEGFEDFKKCVEVGDIVNVIGYPFVTKTGELSLHATAYKILTKAIVPLPEKFHGLSDIELRYRQRYVDLIANPEVKEVFKTRSKIVATIRRFFEDKGFLEVETPMMHPIAGGANARPFITYHNALEVERYLRIAPELYLKRLVVGGFEAVFEINRNFRNEGMDHSHNPEFTMLEFYWAYKTYEDLITLTKELFSTLLHALNLPSTIAYQEHQIDFNAVRVLGFKEALVQVGGLDKDTINDPKKLQNHLEKEGVRLEGLLTYGKLLAEAFDLCVEHKLINPTFITEYPIEISPLARRNDSNPEIADRFELFIAGKEIANGFSELNDPIDQYGRFEEQVKAKESGDEEAQFMDTDYVWALGHGMPPTAGEGIGIDRLVMLLTNSKTIKDVILFPAMKPENKDNHA from the coding sequence ATGTTTGACACCCCCTATATCCAACAACGCTTGCAGAAAGCAGACGGCTTACGCCAAGCGCATAAAAACCCTTATGACAACCAAGTCCAGCGCACCCTAGACAACGCCCATTTTTTAGAGAAGTTTAGCGATTTACACACAAAAGATGAGCCTAAAGACCCTACAAGCACAAACGCCCTAGTGGGGCGGGTGCGCTTTATCCGCCTCATGGGCAAGGCGTGTTTCCTCAAAATTGAGGATCAAAGCGCACAAGTGCAGGTGTATTTGTCCCAAAACGACCTAGGTAAAGAGGGCTTTGAGGACTTTAAAAAATGCGTGGAGGTGGGCGACATTGTCAATGTGATCGGCTACCCCTTTGTGACCAAAACCGGCGAACTCAGCCTACACGCCACCGCCTATAAGATTTTAACCAAAGCCATCGTGCCCCTGCCCGAGAAGTTTCACGGCTTAAGCGATATAGAGCTGCGCTACCGTCAACGCTATGTGGATTTAATCGCCAACCCCGAAGTCAAAGAGGTGTTTAAAACCCGCAGTAAAATTGTCGCCACCATCCGCCGTTTCTTTGAAGACAAGGGCTTTTTAGAGGTGGAAACCCCGATGATGCACCCCATCGCCGGGGGGGCAAATGCCCGCCCTTTCATCACCTACCACAACGCCCTAGAAGTAGAGCGTTACTTGCGTATCGCCCCCGAATTGTATTTAAAACGCCTTGTGGTGGGTGGGTTTGAGGCGGTGTTTGAGATCAACCGCAATTTTAGAAACGAGGGGATGGACCACTCCCACAACCCCGAGTTCACAATGTTAGAATTTTATTGGGCGTATAAGACTTATGAGGATTTGATCACACTCACCAAAGAGCTCTTTAGCACGCTGCTGCACGCCTTAAACTTGCCCAGCACGATCGCCTACCAAGAACACCAAATTGATTTTAACGCCGTGCGGGTGCTGGGCTTTAAAGAGGCTTTAGTGCAAGTGGGTGGGCTAGACAAAGACACCATCAACGACCCCAAGAAACTCCAAAACCACCTAGAAAAAGAGGGTGTGCGTTTAGAGGGCTTACTCACTTATGGCAAACTTTTGGCCGAAGCTTTTGATTTGTGCGTGGAGCATAAACTCATCAATCCAACCTTCATCACAGAATACCCCATTGAAATCAGTCCGCTGGCGCGGCGTAACGACTCTAACCCCGAGATCGCCGACCGATTCGAGCTTTTCATTGCAGGCAAAGAGATCGCCAATGGCTTTAGTGAGCTCAACGACCCCATTGACCAATACGGGCGTTTTGAGGAACAAGTGAAAGCCAAAGAGAGTGGGGATGAAGAGGCGCAATTCATGGACACCGATTATGTGTGGGCTTTAGGGCATGGCATGCCCCCTACAGCCGGCGAGGGGATCGGCATCGATCGCTTGGTGATGCTCCTTACAAATTCTAAAACGATCAA